In Vigna unguiculata cultivar IT97K-499-35 chromosome 3, ASM411807v1, whole genome shotgun sequence, a single genomic region encodes these proteins:
- the LOC114177521 gene encoding U-box domain-containing protein 26-like, with product MNHSQNTIPPLFRCPISLDLLEDPVTLCTGQTYDRSNIEKWLAAGNLTCPVTMQKLHDPSIVPNHTLRHLIDQWLQLGPLFDPSNPETSTSDSLASLKRNLESHESSLDTKLQALTKISLLSDEYCSFNKSCFLQLNFLPLLLELVFGTPVSIDHMNFIELALCCIQKLLPLGSLEPLNIIKDGSKLAMFVVLIEKGSNSVKTSLCRVIESASWSSETEELCYILGNSPKLVHEIVQIVNQNYEVSGDAIKAMSALCSLQSNRESLVRGRAIDGIMRYISSGRRNMAPLAVRTVEKLMELESGRVALVNHPNGVRTLVNMVFKVSDQECSESAVEVLLVVCGEFERARETAIESGVLTRLLLLLQSQSSNTTKSKARMLLKLLRSESRQN from the coding sequence aTGAACCACTCTCAAAACACCATTCCCCCCCTATTCAGATGCCCCATAAGTTTAGACTTGTTGGAAGATCCTGTAACCTTGTGCACAGGCCAAACCTATGACAGGTCCAACATAGAAAAATGGCTTGCTGCTGGTAACCTCACTTGTCCGGTCACAATGCAAAAGCTTCACGATCCTTCCATTGTTCCCAACCACACTCTTCGTCACTTGATCGATCAGTGGCTTCAACTGGGTCCCTTGTTCGACCCTTCCAACCCTGAAACTTCAACTTCTGACTCCTTGGCTTCTCTCAAGCGCAACCTTGAATCCCATGAAAGCAGCTTAGATACCAAGCTCCAAGCACTCACCAAAATCAGTCTCTTATCCGATGAGTATTGCTCCTTCAACAAATCATGCTTTCTCCAATTGAACTTCTTACCACTGCTTTTGGAACTGGTTTTTGGAACTCCAGTATCAATAGATCACATGAACTTCATAGAGCTCGCACTTTGCTGCATTCAGAAATTGCTGCCACTCGGTAGTTTGGAGCCTCTAAATATTATCAAAGATGGGTCTAAATTAGCCATGTTTGTGGTACTAATTGAAAAGGGTAGTAACTCGGTTAAGACTAGCTTGTGCCGTGTTATAGAGTCAGCATCATGGTCATCTGAGACAGAAGAATTATGCTATATTCTTGGAAACTCTCCCAAACTAGTACACGAGATTGTTCAAATTGTTAACCAAAACTATGAAGTTTCTGGGGATGCAATTAAAGCCATGTCAGCACTGTGTTCGTTGCAATCCAATAGAGAGAGTTTGGTGAGAGGAAGAGCAATAGATGGAATCATGAGATACATCTCATCAGGAAGAAGAAACATGGCCCCACTGGCAGTGAGAACAGTTGAGAAACTTATGGAGCTGGAAAGTGGTAGAGTGGCATTGGTGAATCACCCTAATGGTGTTCGAACTTTGGTTAATATGGTTTTCAAGGTATCTGATCAAGAATGCAGTGAGAGTGCTGTTGAGGTGCTTTTAGTTGTTTGTGGTGAGTTTGAGCGTGCACGAGAGACAGCCATTGAAAGTGGAGTTTTGACTAGGTTGTTGTTGCTCCTGCAGAGTCAGAGTAGTAACACAACAAAATCAAAGGCAAGAATGCTACTCAAATTGCTAAGATCAGAGTCAAGGCAGAATTAG